Proteins encoded together in one Lathyrus oleraceus cultivar Zhongwan6 chromosome 5, CAAS_Psat_ZW6_1.0, whole genome shotgun sequence window:
- the LOC127081199 gene encoding NDR1/HIN1-like protein 26 — protein sequence MSVITIQSPKHCATKQVFKIERNYKKIFFAFSTFFTTILLLILLIYFILKPSKPQFSLQELDIYQLNLTGPILNSAIQLTLLSKNPNQKVSIYYDEFQVYATYKNQQITSDSFVPPFYQGQQESNLLSSSLIGNGLPVAPSIGYQMGHDQVSGRLVLILKVNGKLRWKIGTWVSGRYRFNVNCVSVVAFGIGTSMNVPPMTSQCSTII from the coding sequence ATGTCTGTAATCACAATACAATCTCCAAAACATTGTGCAACTAAACAAGTATTCAAAATAGAGCGAAACTACAAGAAAATCTTCTTTGCTTTCTCAACATTTTTCACCACAATCCTCTTACTCATACTTCTCATCTACTTCATCCTCAAACCTTCAAAACCTCAATTCTCTCTTCAAGAACTCGACATCTATCAACTCAACCTCACAGGACCAATCCTCAACTCAGCAATCCAACTCACTCTCCTCTCaaaaaatccaaaccaaaaaGTTAGCATTTACTACGACGAGTTTCAAGTTTACGCAACTTACAAGAATCAGCAAATAACTAGTGATTCATTTGTGCCACCCTTTTACCAAGGACAACAAGAGAGTAATCTTCTGTCATCTTCTTTGATAGGAAATGGTTTACCTGTTGCTCCTTCCATTGGTTATCAAATGGGCCATGATCAAGTTTCTGGAAGATTGGTTTTGATTCTTAAAGTTAATGGAAAACTTCGTTGGAAAATTGGAACTTGGGTTTCTGGTCGTTACAGGTTTAACGTTAACTGTGTTTCTGTTGTGGCTTTTGGAATTGGAACCTCTATGAATGTCCCTCCTATGACTTCTCAGTGTTCTACCattatataa
- the LOC127079518 gene encoding protein FAR1-RELATED SEQUENCE 5, protein MSGISPKTIITYQDVVISNAVAKVFPKVNHHYSMWHIEKKVPEYLNRVYHEHGEFKDQFYKCIHQSTTVEEFDSDWEAMIDKYGLQDNQWLNKIFSIREKWIPAYVRHNFCAGMSTTQRSKNMNKYFKDFLNSSTSLSQFVTQYKKALDARYNKEREKTFKTRNSKPLLRTLYPMEEEASKVYTRKMFRIFQDELVGSQLFITEKVKFSIEVSTYKVREIYKEKPIYYVNFHVTSKEANCSCHMFEFSGILCRHVLCVFIKKKVYCLPSQYVLHRWSINAKKEKVKEVTIVGFQEGSNNASDTSLFNSIMVHSIELSEKGSQPEKHHDIALQSLQNGIAKLDLLDIEESNKKFVDSTSEDMPKLYDVNIALHDPPLIATKGRLRALRMKSGLEMVRKGSSTCNYCMKNGHTKPKCSNLNQTR, encoded by the exons ATGAGTGGAATTTCTCCTAAAACTATCATCACATATCAAGATGTTGTTATTAGTAATGCAGTTGCAAAGGTATTTCCAAAGGTTAATCATCATTATTCCATGTGGCATATTGAGAAAAAAGTTCCTGAGTACTTGAATCGTGTCTATCACGAACATGGTGAATTTAAAGATCAATTTTACAAGTGCATCCACCAATCTACCACTGTTGAAGAATTTGATTCTGATTGGGAAGCGATGATTGATAAATATGGATTACAAGATAATCAGTGGCTAAACAAGATATTCTCCATTCGAGAAAAATGGATTCCTGCTTATGTACGTCACAATTTTTGTGCAGGAATGTCTACCACTCAAAGGAGTAAAAATATGAATAAATATTTTAAGGATTTTTTGAATTCAAGTACTTCATTAAGCCAATTTGTGACACAATATAAAAAAGCTCTTGATGCACGTTACAACAAGGAAAGAGAGAAGACTTTCAAAACAAGAAATTCAAAGCCACTTTTACGAACTTTATATCCCATGGAAGAAGAAGCTTCAAAAGTTTATACAAGAAAAATGTTTAGAATATTTCAAGATGAGTTGGTTGGTTCTCAATTATTTATCACAGAAAAGGTTAAGTTTTCTATTGAAGTCTCAACGTATAAAGTTCGTGAAATTTACAAAGAGAAGCCTATCTACTATGTGAATTTTCATGTCACTTCAAAAGAAGCAAATTGTAGTTGTCACATGTTTGAATTTTCAGGTATTCTTTGTAGACATGTATTATGTGTATTCATAAAGAAAAAGGTTTATTGTCTCCCTTCACAGTATGTTTTACATAGGTGGTCTATTAATGCTAAAAAAGAAAAGGTAAAAGAAGTGACAATTGTAGGATTTCAAGAAGGAAGCAACAACGCTTCTGACACTTCATTGTTTAATAGTATTATGGTTCACTCCATCGAACTATCAGAAAAAGGTTCACAACCCGAAAAACATCACGATATTGCACTTCAAAGTTTGCAAAATGGGATTGCAAAACTTGATTTATTGGATATTGAAGAGTCAAATAAGAAGTTTGTTGATTCAACATCTGAAGATATGCCAAAATTATATGATGTTAATATAGCTTTGCATGACCCTCCACTTATAGCAACTAAAGGACGTTTGCGGGCTTTGCGAATGAAAAGCGGTTTGGAGATGGTCAGAAAAGGTTCTTCTACTTGTAATTATTGCATGAAAAATGGTCATACTAAGCCTAAATGTTCAAATTTAAATCAAACAAG gtga